One genomic window of Actinoalloteichus hoggarensis includes the following:
- a CDS encoding sterol desaturase family protein: protein MVLTGTAALHFGWNFGLVNFGFLVGTIGMLAVFERLIPYEVDWHPSRSEWAWYGVYLGLTMLGGGLAQLPVAALVGAVAVPESGMPIWLEVPAALLLGSLVSYWVHRISHNHAWLWRLHGVHHVPDKVNVANNGVNHVVDIALTQGLVQLGLALVGFSHPAVFLVGLFIVAQGYFVHANIDVRIGWLNHIVASPEQHRLHHSIDLDEAGHFSSDVSIWDRVFGSFTWYPGRVPAAVGLHDPDSFPKTSSLIATLLHPWRKQRKSAAEDSPADTTTASAESATKTESD, encoded by the coding sequence ATGGTCCTCACCGGAACGGCGGCATTGCACTTCGGATGGAATTTCGGCCTGGTCAACTTCGGTTTCCTGGTCGGCACGATCGGTATGCTCGCCGTCTTCGAACGCCTGATCCCCTACGAGGTGGACTGGCATCCCAGCCGAAGTGAATGGGCATGGTACGGCGTCTATCTGGGGCTCACCATGCTGGGCGGGGGCCTCGCGCAGCTCCCGGTGGCCGCCCTCGTCGGCGCCGTGGCCGTTCCCGAGTCGGGGATGCCGATCTGGCTGGAGGTTCCCGCGGCCCTGCTCCTCGGCTCGCTGGTGAGCTACTGGGTGCATCGGATCTCGCACAATCACGCCTGGCTGTGGCGCCTGCACGGCGTCCATCACGTCCCGGACAAGGTCAACGTCGCCAACAACGGCGTCAATCACGTCGTGGACATCGCATTGACCCAGGGGCTCGTGCAGCTCGGACTCGCCCTCGTGGGCTTCTCCCACCCGGCGGTGTTCCTGGTCGGCCTGTTCATCGTCGCCCAGGGCTATTTCGTGCACGCCAACATCGATGTCCGAATCGGCTGGCTGAATCACATCGTCGCCAGCCCGGAGCAACATCGGCTGCACCACAGCATCGATCTCGACGAGGCCGGACACTTCAGTTCCGACGTGTCCATCTGGGACCGAGTGTTCGGCAGCTTCACCTGGTATCCCGGTCGCGTTCCCGCCGCCGTCGGCCTGCACGATCCGGATTCCTTTCCCAAGACCTCCTCGCTGATCGCCACCCTGCTGCATCCCTGGCGGAAGCAGCGGAAATCTGCCGCCGAAGACAGTCCCGCAGACACGACCACCGCATCGGCCGAATCCGCGACGAAGACGGAATCGGACTGA
- a CDS encoding alpha/beta fold hydrolase has product MSGVPEEDRLVESRDVELWSRGSGDPRHPTVLLIAGDCQSGLEWPDEFVALLASAGLRVLRYDHRDTGRSTTRDFADRPYGFDELAADAVAVLDGWGVEQAHVVGFGMGAVLGQFLALDHRERLTGLTLIGAVALGVDFFGNWERALTGEPTPDGLPTPRRWFVESVFAEQPAPTDRESELDGLVAYGKALAGDELPFDETAFRRAQARVLDHVGTTPPPESHPHGLIEQSLVERGAELSGITTPTLVIQGPLDPISPPPHGRHLADSIPGARLVEIPGMGHALPSAVHAPLASAVVTQTAARVGRSAAAAWAERAQTW; this is encoded by the coding sequence GTGAGCGGCGTTCCCGAGGAGGACCGGCTCGTCGAGTCGCGCGACGTCGAGTTGTGGAGTCGCGGCTCCGGCGATCCGAGACACCCGACGGTCCTGCTGATCGCGGGGGACTGTCAGTCGGGGCTGGAATGGCCGGACGAGTTCGTGGCCCTGCTGGCCTCGGCGGGGCTGCGTGTGCTGCGCTACGACCACCGGGACACCGGCCGGTCCACCACCCGTGACTTCGCGGACCGTCCCTACGGGTTCGACGAGCTGGCCGCCGATGCCGTCGCGGTCCTCGACGGCTGGGGCGTCGAGCAGGCGCACGTCGTCGGCTTCGGCATGGGGGCCGTCCTGGGGCAGTTCCTCGCCCTCGACCACCGAGAGCGGCTGACGGGGTTGACGCTCATCGGCGCCGTCGCCCTCGGGGTCGACTTCTTCGGCAACTGGGAGCGGGCGCTGACGGGCGAACCCACCCCGGACGGATTGCCGACTCCCCGGCGCTGGTTCGTCGAGTCGGTGTTCGCCGAGCAGCCCGCCCCGACGGATCGGGAGTCCGAGCTGGACGGGCTGGTGGCGTACGGGAAGGCGTTGGCGGGCGACGAGCTGCCCTTCGACGAGACCGCCTTCCGGCGTGCCCAGGCCAGGGTGCTCGACCACGTCGGAACGACGCCGCCGCCGGAGTCGCACCCACACGGCCTGATCGAGCAGTCGCTCGTCGAGCGGGGCGCGGAGCTGTCCGGGATCACCACGCCCACCCTCGTGATCCAGGGCCCGCTCGACCCGATCAGCCCGCCGCCACACGGCAGGCATCTCGCGGACTCGATCCCCGGCGCGCGACTCGTGGAGATCCCGGGGATGGGGCATGCGCTGCCGAGCGCGGTCCACGCCCCGTTGGCGAGCGCCGTCGTCACGCAGACCGCCGCACGGGTCGGGCGGTCCGCGGCGGCGGCGTGGGCGGAGCGCGCGCAGACGTGGTGA
- a CDS encoding NAD(P)H-binding protein — MRIVVTGATGVVGRRVVAKLVAAGVDVRALTRRPETAALPAEVEVVAGDLEVPATLSETFVGADRVYLFPAAEAADEVVERIRLAGARRIVVLSGTTADDPEEEGGADYRRVEQAVERSGLEWTHVRPGMFAGNVLDWAESIRAEGVVRLVYGEIAQAPVHEDDIAEVAVAALLTDDHVGARYPLSGPESLTRFEQVRAVGRAIGRELTVEELTPDEWRASMAAEDMPEEVTEWLLELWRKRIGSPDPVLPTVEQVTGRPARTLEQWVSEHVEAFR; from the coding sequence GTGCGAATCGTGGTGACCGGCGCGACCGGGGTCGTCGGACGACGGGTGGTCGCGAAGCTGGTGGCGGCGGGCGTCGACGTGCGAGCGCTGACCCGGCGGCCGGAGACGGCGGCGCTGCCCGCCGAGGTCGAGGTCGTGGCGGGCGACCTGGAAGTGCCCGCGACGCTGAGCGAGACGTTCGTCGGTGCCGACCGGGTGTACCTGTTCCCGGCCGCCGAGGCCGCCGACGAGGTCGTCGAACGGATCCGGCTGGCCGGGGCGCGGCGGATCGTCGTGCTCTCCGGCACGACCGCCGACGATCCCGAGGAGGAGGGCGGTGCCGACTACCGCCGGGTCGAACAGGCGGTGGAACGGTCCGGACTGGAGTGGACCCATGTCCGGCCGGGCATGTTCGCGGGCAACGTCCTGGACTGGGCCGAGTCCATCCGCGCGGAAGGCGTGGTCCGACTCGTGTACGGCGAGATCGCGCAGGCTCCGGTGCATGAGGACGACATCGCCGAGGTCGCCGTGGCGGCCCTGCTCACCGACGACCACGTCGGCGCGAGGTACCCGCTGTCCGGTCCGGAGTCGTTGACCAGGTTCGAACAGGTGCGGGCCGTCGGGCGGGCGATCGGCCGCGAGTTGACCGTCGAGGAGCTGACGCCCGACGAGTGGCGGGCGTCGATGGCAGCCGAGGACATGCCTGAGGAGGTGACCGAGTGGCTGCTGGAGCTCTGGCGCAAGCGGATCGGCAGTCCCGATCCGGTGCTGCCGACGGTCGAACAGGTCACCGGACGGCCTGCCCGTACCCTCGAGCAGTGGGTCTCCGAGCACGTGGAGGCCTTCCGGTGA
- a CDS encoding dienelactone hydrolase family protein, producing MAVSVPVSIAASAGTVTGDLTVGEGARGIVVFVHGSGSSRHSPRNRAVATVLHDRRLATLRMDLLTAEEASRDERTGELRFDIPLLAERVAAAADWIRADSTGRLPLGLFGASTGAAAALLAAARLAEVRAVVSRGGRPDLAGRDALRAVRAPTLLIVGSRDEQVLTLNRQASAELSAPHRIEVVADAGHLFEEDGAMDAVAGLAADWFLRHLAG from the coding sequence ATGGCGGTATCGGTGCCGGTGTCCATCGCCGCGTCCGCGGGAACGGTGACCGGTGATCTCACCGTCGGCGAAGGCGCTCGCGGGATCGTCGTGTTCGTCCATGGTTCGGGCAGTTCGCGACACAGTCCGCGTAACCGGGCCGTCGCCACGGTGCTGCACGATCGACGGCTGGCCACGCTGCGCATGGATCTGTTGACGGCCGAGGAGGCGTCGCGCGACGAGCGGACCGGGGAACTGCGCTTCGACATCCCGTTGTTGGCCGAGCGGGTCGCCGCCGCGGCGGACTGGATCCGCGCCGACTCGACGGGCCGACTGCCACTCGGCCTCTTCGGTGCGAGCACCGGGGCCGCTGCCGCGCTGCTCGCCGCCGCACGCCTCGCCGAGGTCCGCGCCGTGGTGTCGCGCGGCGGTCGTCCCGACCTCGCGGGCCGGGACGCACTGCGCGCGGTGCGGGCCCCCACCCTGCTGATCGTCGGGAGCCGTGACGAGCAGGTGCTCACGCTCAATCGGCAGGCCTCGGCGGAGCTGTCCGCCCCGCATCGTATCGAGGTCGTCGCCGACGCGGGCCACCTGTTCGAAGAGGACGGCGCCATGGACGCGGTGGCCGGGCTGGCCGCGGACTGGTTTCTCCGACATCTGGCGGGATGA
- a CDS encoding disulfide bond formation protein DsbA encodes MQTPTTVDFWFDPSCPYTWITSRWLVTVARTRPITVHWHVMSLSVLNEDREDDPEDDPDGWLWAPVRVCAAAEQRYGPAALDRLFTAMGTLFHQRDEWDPTQALVEAGLPVDLAEAAESTEYDAAVRASHAAGIALVGDDVGTPLIALTRPDGSRSAFFGPVISACPQGAAAVRLWDGLLLLSSAPGVVELKRSIDAAPDFTGLG; translated from the coding sequence ATGCAGACCCCGACCACCGTGGACTTCTGGTTCGACCCGTCCTGTCCCTACACCTGGATCACCTCACGATGGCTGGTGACCGTGGCCAGGACACGGCCGATCACCGTGCACTGGCATGTGATGAGCCTGTCGGTGCTGAACGAGGACCGCGAGGACGATCCGGAAGACGATCCGGACGGCTGGCTGTGGGCGCCCGTACGTGTCTGCGCCGCCGCCGAACAGCGGTACGGGCCCGCGGCACTCGACAGGCTCTTCACCGCGATGGGGACCCTGTTCCACCAGCGTGACGAATGGGACCCGACGCAGGCCCTCGTCGAGGCAGGTCTGCCCGTCGACCTGGCGGAGGCGGCCGAGTCGACCGAGTACGACGCGGCCGTCCGCGCCTCCCACGCGGCGGGGATCGCCCTGGTCGGCGACGACGTCGGGACGCCGCTGATCGCGCTGACCCGGCCGGACGGATCGCGCAGTGCGTTCTTCGGCCCGGTCATCTCGGCCTGTCCGCAGGGCGCGGCCGCCGTCCGACTGTGGGACGGCCTGCTGTTGCTCTCGAGTGCGCCGGGGGTCGTCGAGCTGAAACGTTCGATCGACGCCGCGCCGGACTTCACCGGTCTCGGCTGA
- a CDS encoding mycothiol transferase produces the protein MTSQRSSRLLIDAFDRVRDLVAENVAGLSIDQLAARLDDESNSITWLLWHLTRVQDDHVAELAGVEQMWTDEGWFDRFGLPFGAADTGYGQTGREVGVVCVDSPDLLTGYHDAVHAMTTRYLRGLSDADFDRIVDEAWDPPVTLATRLVSVVADDLQHAGQASFLRGVLLRQAEATGADD, from the coding sequence GTGACCTCGCAGAGAAGCTCCCGGCTGCTGATCGACGCCTTCGATCGGGTCCGCGACCTGGTCGCGGAGAACGTGGCCGGATTGAGCATCGATCAGCTCGCGGCCCGGCTGGACGACGAGTCGAACTCGATCACCTGGCTGCTGTGGCATCTCACTCGAGTTCAGGACGACCACGTGGCGGAACTGGCCGGGGTCGAGCAGATGTGGACGGACGAGGGCTGGTTCGACCGATTCGGTCTGCCCTTCGGCGCGGCGGACACCGGATACGGGCAGACCGGACGCGAGGTCGGGGTCGTCTGCGTGGACTCGCCGGATCTGCTGACCGGCTATCACGACGCGGTGCATGCGATGACCACGCGGTATCTCAGGGGCCTCTCCGACGCGGACTTCGATCGGATCGTCGACGAGGCATGGGACCCGCCGGTGACGCTGGCCACCCGGCTGGTGAGCGTCGTGGCCGACGATCTGCAGCACGCGGGCCAGGCATCGTTCCTGCGTGGCGTGCTGCTGAGGCAGGCCGAGGCGACGGGCGCCGACGACTGA
- a CDS encoding lytic polysaccharide monooxygenase auxiliary activity family 9 protein encodes MSSLTRVRRSLVARAAAIASAMLLLSAGLFTGTASAHGSVIDPPSRNFGCHDRWGGDHLNPDMATEDPMCWQAWQDNPNAMWNWNGLYRDNVGGNHQAAIPDGQLCSGGRTEGGRYDSMDAVGDWRAVDVSNDFSVHLYDQASHGADYFQVYVTRQGFDPLTESLGWGDLELVEETGSYPPATDITFDVSAPNRTGRHIVYTIWQASHMDQSYYICSDVNFTG; translated from the coding sequence ATGTCTTCTCTGACGCGCGTCCGACGCTCGCTTGTCGCCAGGGCGGCCGCCATCGCCTCGGCGATGCTTCTGCTGTCCGCGGGCCTGTTCACGGGGACCGCATCGGCCCATGGATCGGTGATCGATCCGCCGTCGCGGAACTTCGGCTGTCACGACCGGTGGGGCGGCGACCACCTCAACCCCGACATGGCCACCGAGGACCCCATGTGCTGGCAGGCCTGGCAGGACAACCCGAACGCCATGTGGAACTGGAACGGGCTCTATCGGGACAACGTCGGCGGCAACCACCAGGCGGCCATCCCCGACGGGCAGCTGTGCAGCGGCGGTCGCACCGAGGGCGGCCGGTACGACTCGATGGACGCCGTGGGCGACTGGCGGGCCGTCGACGTGTCCAACGACTTCTCGGTGCACCTGTACGACCAGGCCTCGCACGGCGCGGACTACTTCCAGGTCTACGTCACCAGGCAGGGCTTCGATCCGCTCACCGAGAGCCTGGGCTGGGGCGACCTGGAGCTGGTCGAGGAGACCGGCTCCTACCCGCCCGCGACGGACATCACCTTCGACGTCTCGGCGCCGAACCGGACCGGGCGTCACATCGTCTACACGATCTGGCAGGCCAGCCACATGGACCAGTCGTACTACATCTGTAGCGACGTGAACTTCACCGGCTGA
- a CDS encoding DUF6314 family protein: MATKHGYAVPDLSAYLTGRWRLEREILDVSGSRLGGVIGVAEIVDHGERLDYTEQGELVLADHRGPARRRLGYRLTGPGRAEVHFDHGGFFHEVDLRDGRWSTRHLCGDDDYQGGYHVVDADRWRQTWRVTGPRKAHVLVTEFRRLR; the protein is encoded by the coding sequence ATGGCGACGAAGCACGGATACGCGGTACCGGACCTGTCGGCCTATCTCACCGGTCGTTGGCGGCTGGAACGGGAGATCCTGGATGTCAGCGGCTCTCGACTGGGCGGCGTGATCGGCGTCGCCGAGATCGTCGACCACGGCGAGCGCCTCGACTACACGGAGCAGGGCGAACTGGTGCTCGCCGACCATCGTGGCCCGGCCCGCAGGCGGCTCGGCTACCGCCTCACCGGACCAGGCCGGGCCGAGGTCCACTTCGACCACGGCGGGTTCTTCCACGAGGTCGACCTGCGGGACGGCCGGTGGAGTACCCGGCATCTCTGCGGAGACGACGACTACCAGGGCGGCTATCACGTCGTGGACGCCGACCGCTGGCGCCAGACGTGGCGGGTCACCGGCCCGAGAAAGGCCCACGTGCTCGTCACCGAGTTCCGTCGGCTTCGCTGA
- the pip gene encoding prolyl aminopeptidase has protein sequence MTEHFVPVEPYDEGLLDVGDGNRLAWEVGGDPQGRPLLIVHGGPGAGRSRGLTRYCDPARYRIVLFDQRGCGRSTPHASDPATDMSRNTTDHLVADMELLREHLGIDRWVLFGGSWGSTLMLAYAERHPSRVAGIVIAGVTTTRRSEIDWLYRGVGKLFPQEWERFRDGVPEADRGGEVPELLAAYARLLGDPDPAVRSRAAHDWIAWEDTVISQEPNGAPNAYSARVAGDDRIAFARICAHYFSHGAWLDEGVLLREAGRLAGIPGVLIHGRHDLGSPLDTAWELARRWPDAELVVVEDSGHTGSDTMRAEFRRALDGLAAGGS, from the coding sequence ATGACCGAGCACTTCGTACCCGTCGAGCCCTATGACGAGGGCCTGCTGGACGTCGGTGACGGCAACCGCCTCGCCTGGGAGGTCGGCGGCGACCCGCAGGGCAGGCCGCTGTTGATCGTGCACGGCGGCCCCGGAGCCGGCCGCAGCCGAGGTCTGACCCGGTACTGCGACCCCGCCCGATATCGGATCGTGCTCTTCGATCAACGGGGGTGCGGCCGGAGCACCCCGCACGCGAGCGACCCCGCCACCGACATGTCCCGCAACACCACCGATCACCTGGTGGCCGACATGGAGCTCCTGCGCGAGCACCTCGGCATCGATCGATGGGTGCTGTTCGGCGGTTCCTGGGGTTCCACCCTGATGCTCGCCTACGCCGAACGTCACCCGAGCCGGGTGGCCGGGATCGTCATCGCCGGCGTCACCACGACTCGGCGATCGGAGATCGACTGGCTGTACCGAGGCGTCGGGAAGCTCTTCCCGCAAGAGTGGGAACGATTCCGGGACGGTGTTCCCGAAGCAGACCGGGGCGGCGAGGTTCCCGAGCTGCTCGCCGCCTACGCCCGACTGCTGGGTGATCCGGACCCGGCGGTGCGGTCCCGCGCCGCCCACGACTGGATCGCCTGGGAGGACACCGTCATCTCCCAGGAGCCCAACGGCGCGCCGAACGCCTACAGCGCCAGGGTGGCGGGCGACGATCGCATCGCCTTCGCCAGGATCTGTGCGCACTACTTCTCCCACGGAGCCTGGTTGGACGAGGGCGTGCTGCTGCGCGAGGCGGGCAGGCTCGCGGGCATCCCCGGCGTGTTGATCCACGGCAGACACGACCTGGGATCTCCGCTGGACACCGCCTGGGAACTCGCACGGCGGTGGCCGGACGCCGAACTGGTCGTCGTCGAGGACTCCGGACACACCGGCAGCGACACGATGCGTGCGGAGTTCCGGCGCGCGCTGGACGGTCTCGCGGCCGGCGGGTCCTGA
- a CDS encoding MarR family winged helix-turn-helix transcriptional regulator: protein MTEGTGGPGPELLGTRLRHLLDLVEGDVTEVYADLGLAGFRPRYTPIVWAVASSERSSIRDLAAAVGVTHSAASQTVAQMAEDGLVVLTPGTDARTRIVELTPKARRLLPLLRAEWQATTEAARVLDAELSTPLSAVLDEAIDAVERRSMRRRIADVAPEITRLSHDEAP, encoded by the coding sequence ATGACGGAAGGCACCGGCGGCCCCGGACCCGAACTGCTCGGCACTCGGCTGCGCCACCTGCTGGACCTGGTGGAGGGCGACGTGACGGAGGTGTACGCCGACCTCGGTCTGGCGGGCTTCCGTCCGCGCTACACCCCGATCGTCTGGGCCGTCGCCTCGTCGGAGCGGAGTTCCATCCGCGATCTCGCCGCGGCCGTCGGCGTGACGCATTCGGCGGCGAGCCAGACCGTCGCGCAGATGGCCGAGGACGGCCTCGTCGTCCTGACGCCCGGCACGGACGCCAGGACGCGCATCGTCGAACTGACCCCGAAGGCGCGACGACTGCTTCCGCTGCTGCGGGCGGAATGGCAGGCGACTACCGAGGCGGCCCGCGTCCTGGACGCCGAGCTCTCCACGCCGTTGAGCGCGGTGCTCGACGAGGCCATCGACGCCGTCGAACGCAGATCGATGCGCAGGCGCATCGCCGACGTCGCTCCGGAGATCACCCGACTTTCCCACGACGAGGCGCCGTGA
- a CDS encoding TetR/AcrR family transcriptional regulator gives MTGDVKPGEPRRQARGQRRIEQILHAAATVFAEQGYEGATTNAIAGAAGISPGSLYQYFKNKDDIARALADHYAERLAAFRSEVLSAEAAAGLSLPTAVRGVVGPLVAFNLAHPGFKSLFARTDMPASLRAAVAPVQQAVHDRVAVLIGTLVPGLDAADLARTTTVVIQIVRGMIPLIAEAAESGRAAMTEELQIVLVSYLETAGRPR, from the coding sequence ATGACCGGCGATGTGAAGCCGGGAGAGCCCCGGCGGCAGGCCAGGGGGCAGCGGCGGATCGAGCAGATCCTGCACGCGGCGGCGACGGTGTTCGCCGAACAGGGGTACGAGGGCGCGACGACCAACGCGATCGCGGGCGCGGCCGGGATCTCGCCGGGCTCGCTGTATCAGTACTTCAAGAACAAGGACGACATCGCGCGGGCGCTGGCCGACCACTACGCCGAGCGCCTCGCGGCCTTCCGGTCCGAGGTGCTCTCCGCCGAGGCGGCGGCCGGGCTCTCGCTGCCCACGGCGGTGCGGGGCGTCGTCGGGCCGCTGGTCGCCTTCAACCTCGCGCATCCGGGCTTCAAGTCGCTGTTCGCCAGGACCGACATGCCTGCTTCTCTGCGCGCGGCGGTCGCTCCGGTGCAGCAGGCCGTGCACGATCGGGTCGCCGTGCTCATCGGCACGCTCGTCCCCGGCCTGGACGCGGCCGATCTCGCCAGGACCACGACCGTCGTCATCCAGATCGTCCGGGGCATGATCCCGCTGATCGCCGAGGCGGCGGAGTCGGGGCGGGCCGCCATGACGGAGGAGCTCCAGATCGTGCTCGTCTCCTATCTGGAGACCGCGGGCCGCCCCCGGTGA
- a CDS encoding MMPL family transporter, producing the protein MTTRYPRWVLAAAGLLLVLFGVLAAGTMDSLALNRYEAMDSESVAAREVLGEQFGTGSPNVAILVSATQGTVDDAEVAEIGRGITESLAANPEVGDAWSYWSPNAPETLAAVDRGHALVLAWVPGDADHVRGTVLPDIDATVVEPIDSPAAEVVLGGGDEIFRVVAGQAREDFLRAELIILPLVALLLWAVYRRIAPALVTLGIGLFSVVGTLAILRIVTAFTEVSTFASNIALVLGIGLGVDYGLFVIYRFREELAAGRTVELAVRRTTAGAGRTVLFSGLTVAASLAVLFVFPFPFLSSFAYAGIAVVATAILGAVVVLPAALALLGRRVVRKGAPRGAGEEGFWHRTATRVMRRPVIAGGIGLVILLALGAPALGIQFGSPDDRIMSAEQPVRTMYDTIRADFATEDADAVQVVAGQADEAALPEYAAALSEIPGVLRVDSAAGSFAEGERVGEPGPDGAERFSDGTGTWLAVLPTGDRLADDPTGLVAEVRSVEAPFDVQVGGYPAELTDYRDGVVERLPLVLGLILVVTFVVLFLMTGSVIAPLKASVLNLLSLSVMFGVLVWGFQEGALSGVLGFTPTGSIEPSIVLLMFCIAYGLSMDYEVFLLARIKEDYDRTGDLDGSVPRGIARSAPLVTAAAALLAVSFAVYATSEITFLQQLGIGMALAVFVDATLIRGVLVPAFMRLAGGANWWAPGPLRRLHDRIGLREDIPDEPSDADGAAPEPRRPDAAPVG; encoded by the coding sequence GTGACAACGCGCTACCCCCGGTGGGTACTCGCGGCCGCCGGGCTGCTGCTCGTGCTCTTCGGCGTGCTGGCCGCGGGCACGATGGACTCGCTGGCACTGAACCGCTACGAGGCGATGGACTCGGAGTCGGTCGCGGCCCGCGAGGTCCTCGGCGAGCAGTTCGGCACCGGAAGTCCGAACGTCGCGATCCTGGTGAGCGCCACGCAGGGCACGGTCGACGACGCCGAGGTCGCCGAGATCGGACGCGGGATCACCGAGTCGCTCGCGGCGAACCCCGAGGTCGGCGACGCCTGGTCCTACTGGAGCCCGAACGCCCCGGAGACCCTGGCCGCCGTCGACCGAGGGCATGCCCTCGTCCTCGCCTGGGTTCCCGGCGACGCCGACCACGTGCGCGGCACGGTTCTGCCCGACATCGACGCCACCGTCGTCGAACCGATCGACAGTCCGGCCGCGGAGGTCGTGCTCGGCGGCGGAGACGAGATCTTCCGGGTCGTCGCAGGCCAGGCCCGTGAGGACTTCCTCCGTGCGGAGCTGATCATCCTGCCCCTGGTCGCGCTGCTGTTGTGGGCGGTGTATCGGCGCATCGCCCCGGCGCTGGTCACGTTGGGGATCGGTCTGTTCTCGGTCGTGGGCACCCTGGCGATCCTGCGGATCGTCACCGCCTTCACCGAGGTCTCGACGTTCGCCTCGAACATCGCCCTGGTGCTGGGCATCGGGCTCGGCGTCGACTACGGCCTGTTCGTCATCTATCGCTTCCGTGAAGAGCTCGCGGCGGGCCGCACCGTCGAGCTCGCCGTGCGCCGCACCACGGCCGGGGCCGGCCGCACCGTCCTGTTCAGCGGACTCACCGTCGCCGCCTCGCTGGCCGTGCTGTTCGTGTTCCCCTTCCCGTTCCTGTCCTCCTTCGCCTACGCGGGCATCGCCGTCGTCGCCACCGCGATCCTCGGCGCCGTCGTCGTCCTGCCCGCCGCGCTGGCGCTGCTCGGTCGGCGGGTGGTCCGCAAGGGCGCGCCGCGGGGCGCGGGCGAAGAGGGCTTCTGGCACCGCACGGCCACCAGGGTGATGCGCCGCCCCGTCATCGCGGGCGGCATCGGTCTGGTGATCCTGCTCGCCCTGGGCGCCCCCGCGCTGGGCATCCAGTTCGGCTCGCCCGACGACCGCATCATGTCGGCGGAGCAGCCCGTACGGACCATGTACGACACGATCCGCGCGGACTTCGCCACCGAGGACGCCGACGCCGTGCAGGTCGTCGCAGGTCAGGCCGACGAGGCCGCGCTGCCCGAGTACGCCGCCGCCCTCTCCGAGATCCCGGGCGTGCTGCGAGTCGACTCCGCCGCGGGCAGCTTCGCCGAGGGCGAGCGCGTCGGCGAGCCCGGGCCCGACGGTGCCGAGCGTTTCAGCGACGGCACCGGCACCTGGCTGGCGGTGCTGCCCACCGGCGACCGCCTGGCCGACGATCCGACCGGGCTGGTCGCCGAGGTGCGGTCCGTCGAGGCGCCGTTCGACGTCCAGGTCGGCGGTTATCCCGCCGAGCTGACCGACTATCGCGACGGCGTGGTGGAGCGGCTTCCCCTGGTGCTCGGACTCATCCTCGTCGTCACCTTCGTCGTGCTCTTCCTGATGACCGGAAGCGTGATCGCCCCGCTCAAGGCCTCGGTGCTGAACCTGCTGTCGTTGTCGGTCATGTTCGGCGTGCTGGTGTGGGGCTTCCAGGAGGGCGCCCTGTCCGGGGTGCTCGGGTTCACGCCCACCGGCTCGATCGAGCCGAGCATCGTGCTGCTGATGTTCTGCATCGCCTACGGCCTGTCGATGGACTACGAGGTCTTCCTGCTGGCCAGGATCAAGGAGGACTACGACCGGACCGGCGACCTCGACGGGTCGGTGCCGCGCGGCATCGCCCGCTCGGCGCCGCTGGTCACCGCCGCCGCCGCCCTGCTGGCCGTCTCCTTCGCCGTCTACGCCACCAGTGAGATCACCTTCCTCCAGCAGCTGGGCATCGGAATGGCGCTGGCCGTCTTCGTGGACGCCACCCTCATCCGCGGCGTGCTGGTCCCCGCCTTCATGCGCCTGGCGGGCGGGGCGAACTGGTGGGCGCCCGGCCCGCTGCGTCGCCTGCATGATCGCATCGGGCTTCGGGAGGACATCCCCGACGAGCCGTCGGACGCGGACGGCGCCGCACCGGAGCCCCGACGCCCCGACGCCGCGCCGGTGGGCTGA